Part of the Urocitellus parryii isolate mUroPar1 chromosome 2, mUroPar1.hap1, whole genome shotgun sequence genome, CCATTCTGTGGGAAGAAGTGTTTCTAACGTTCTGCTGTGAATTACTGAAGCAAAGGCCATGGGTAACTTAAATTTCTAACATGAAGGAAACTGACACAACACAAACTCTGTCCCCATCCACAGAAGAGTAAATCCCATTTCCCTGTGCTCAACAACTGGGTAATTTCAAAAGGAGACTATTTCATTACTTGTGAAACACATATATTAGATTCCCATTGGTGCTGTGAAAAACCACCACAAACTTAGTTGtcaaaaacaacacaaatgtacTGTCGCAAGTGGGCAAAACTGCAACGTATGCAgtccagggggagaaataaagaacgTCCAcgtgcttctgcccttttcaatgttttgttcattcaaatcactcaatacaatttcactccataggttcttaatcaagaaaatgacagggctggggacataactcggtagagtgcttgccttgcatacagaagaccctgggttcaatccctagcatcaccaaaaaaaaaaaaacaaaaaaaaaaaggaaaaagaaaagaaagagagaaaagaaaatgataatcctTAATGCTAAGCACTTCAAGagacataatcaattcatagcaaaccattctagattaattaattcacagcaaacaattcttttgttttgtttaattaattctaagattaattctaagcactgtaaacacacttaatcatgacaggctaatgacagacattccttCTGTGTGCTAAGTtaaaaagtctcaagccttaggctttatgtcacTCAGACCACGGTGATCAGGTCTgtaaccaaggcaggcttttcctggcgtGGAGTGGACGACCGGTGGAGGAGAGGGTCCAAGGGAGAAGTTATGGCTCTCACCAGTGTCCAGACAGGTGGTGGAGTTTGAGAGCTGTGAGGTTCACACAGAGGATCAGGAAAACTATGACCaatgatgggatgtcaggtcctcatcagctCGAGTGCATCCTTATTTCGGTGGCTGAGTCCCTGTTcctttgctctattatttatactaaactttggggcttttgacccccgcctttcaatccttatcagctaccaccagatttctccacaacatcatttaccctggggtcagattcatctggtctggtggtctccacacTGATCTTACCTCTCCCTCCTATCAGGTGAGGACAgactgccaggggcttcactctgtttatcagggttgGGGGAAGCAACTTGTTTGAGACCATcatggagggctctgtgggtgtgccttatgagactgcaggtttcaaactgaaatttttaaaatgtagatgcttaggctcaggcctcagGCCATCCTCACAGTACTTGTCAGGTGCTGTCAGCGATGGCTCCATCTGGAGTCTGGGAGGGGAAAAAcaccctttccttccctccttccttttttttttttttttttgttgttgtttgtttccttcttctagagctttattctttacatttcttGGTTGGGGattccttcctccatcttctgGGTCAGCAGCTTATCATCCTcaaatttctctgtctctgttgtCACATCACCTTCTGCTCTGAATGGTTTGACATTATTCCTTAGAGCCAAAAAGTGGAAGCAAGCCAGAAGTCCTTCAACTGGTGGAAGGATACGCCAAGTTGCATGCACAAATGCATAggattcagcaataaaaagaaatgagttataAGAAGGAACAGAGTACTGAAGCAGGCCACCAcctggatgaatctcaaaaacaccCCAAGTGCAAGAAGCCAGGTGGGGGACCTCATGTTGTATGACGCCATTTACATGGGGTGGCTCGTAAATCTATAGAAAGGTCTGTTAGTTGTTGTCTATGGCCCGGGTTAGGAACGGGGAGTGACAGGATTCATTTTGGGGGTAATAGAAATGTACTTAAATAGTGATTGTTACGAATGGTTGCAAAATTACCAGAaatcattgaattgtacacttaaaactAGTGAACTGTCAggcatgtaaattttttttaaaaaaagctagaaCATTAGCAGTCAATTAGTGTCTGTTAAGACTGCGATTTAGGAAAACATTCATGACTGTGAATAAGTGTTTCCTGGAATTTATTTCCTTATATGTGCTATGACAGAAAAGAGGGCAGCCACCAACTGCACTGGGCTTGGAAATAATGCATTATCCTCAAGAAATATTTCATACAGGGGAGGCTCTGGTTAGAAACACCGCACACAAAACCAGCTCTTTGTGGGGAGCTCCCCAACGCGGGAGCCGCAGAGCGTCAGTGCATGGAGCCCCGTGCGGAGCCCATGAGCAGCAGGTGGGCGCGGGCGCGGGGCGGCCACGCCGCCTGGGCCTAGCCGGAGGCCGCAAGGACTCGCGCAGTGCTCGCCTATAGAGGAGCCCAGGAAGGGCGAGGGCACTAACAAGACCGCAGTCAGGTGGCTGTCAAGAATCCGAAGATGGGGCGAGGCTCTGTGTGGCCCACACTGCTGGTGCAAGTGTGAGAGGTGGTTGCACTCTGTGTCACCGAGCCAACGTTACTGAGGACTGTACTGAGGACTGTGGAAAGAGACTGGTCAGGGTCCACCCCTGTTTTTCGCCCCCAACAGCTCGCAACAGCACAGATGGCACGGGGACAGACTGGGGTTGAAGCATTGGGGGCCCGCCCTCGCGGGCGCGAGCTCGCCACAGCCGCCCCGCCCACAGCCTCGGCGGCGGGAAACCCGCCGGGCCGAACCAGCGGGAGAACGCCTGCTCCCGGCGTGCCCCGCGGGCGGGGGCGTGGCCTGCGCACGCGTGCGTCGTTGCGGACCGCGCTGACGGGGCGGCGAGGCGGTCGCTTCGAGCGTGCTAGTTTGGGCTCTGAAGAGAGAGAGGGCGGTTGGGCGCCGGCGGCCGCGTTTGCCTTCTCGGGTGAGTGCGGCGGGGCCAGTGGGCGCCGCCACGCAGAGGGCGGCTTCCCGGGGCGTGTGGGCTGCCGGCcgcggcggcgggcggcgggtAGAGCGCGGGAGGCTCGCCGCGGCCACTCGCCCGGAGCCGGGGCATCGAGCAGGGCCGCCCGGGGGCTCGGCGGACGGCGGCGGGTAAGTGGGGCTCCCGGGCGCCGCGGAGCCCGCACTCCTCGCGGCCCTCCAGGGACCTGCTCCGGTGTGGTTTTGGGGGTGTGGTGGCCGCGACCTCCGGCGACTCGAGCGCCGGCGTTTTTGTCCGCCCGTGACAGCCGACGCTGCGCGGGAGACAGAACCGTGCGCAAACGTCTTTTAACGGAAAGTCCGGTGCCTGTGGCGCCGAGAGCCCGCGGCGCCGGGTGCGGTAGCGCGTTCCGCCCGCGGCGGCTGTTGGGTGTTCACGGCGGCACCCGCCGCTCCAAACCCTGCCGCGCGCGGCCCTGTGGTCGCCTCTGCCCCCGGGGTGGGCTGggcttcagcctcccgaggccGCCCGGAGCTGGAGGTCGGGTCCCTGGGGGTCGCGCGGGGCTCGGGAGCCGCCCGGGACGCGCAGCGGCAGCGAAGACGAGCCGAGGCCGGGAGAGGAGGGTCCTGAACCAGCACCAAACCGAGCGGAGACGGTGCGGGTGACTGAGAACAGGCTCTGCTGAACTTGTCCTGAGacttcaccaaaataaaaataaagtctttttttttttttttttcctgagacatAGACCCGCAGCACTCGAGGGCTTGGGAAAGCTGTCCTCCGGGAATGTCTCTAGAAAGCCAGTGTCTTAGCAGACCAGCACAGTTCTCTAACAGCCGTGGGGAGTGCCCTAAAACGGCTCCCTGCGAACCCCAGAGTTTCCCACTGCGCGGGAGCCGGCAGCACCTGCTACCTTTGGTACTTCGAGTGAAGGTGGTCTGCTGCGGTGAGAGGCCTAAACAGAAATTAGGTGTCCAGCTCTCCTTTCCCATTTTACACTCTTGAGTGACTGCGTTTCTTGCTCTTAGAGGCATATTGAACCAGGGAACCCAAGGCAGAATTAATTGGAGGGGTACAGTTCGGATAAAAGGATACTGAAGCCTGAATTCTTCCATCGCCTTTTCCCTTTGACCACCCCCAGAACTTTTGTGGCCAGACTAACAACTCTTAATACTCAAATAAGAGAATTCTACACACAGAAGGAAAAGTGCACAAGTTGGTCACAGTGATTTCAGTGATTGCTTCTGGGAAGAGAAATAAACTTAGTGTCTAAGGGGAAGAGTGTGAGGAGACCTTActatgtttttgttatttttaaaatcatgttcatGTGTtgcctatttaaaaatgaaatatactttttttaaatgaacatattaTTTTAAGACTCAGCAGTTCCTCTCCCAGGAATTTATCTTTTAGATCtacatacatatgaaaataatgaaagtaCAGTACTATATGGAAAGATACACGTGAAGCAGATAAAATTGGTTGCCTTAGTAGAGGGAGTCTGGATGCAAGATAAAAGTGGATTGAGAGGGGCTTTTTCATTGTATGATCTTGGTATCTTTTAAACttcaaatattatcaaatgaatgaattttaatgtGGACACAGTGGTAATGGAGATTCCGATGTTGATAATATCctgcaaaattaaaattctcttgtAAAAGGAATGCTGCATAACAGTTCCTAAATTTCAATGGACTTATATCATTTCATGGTCATGGTTCTTCAGTTCAGCTGTGATTTTGATCTTAGGTGGACTAGGCTGGACTTTGCGGGGTTCAAATCTACTCCATGTGTCTTCATTCTAGGACCAGGCTGAACATGGAGAACTACTGGAGCATGTTTACTTGTGGCTCAGTGAAAATTCAGAAGGGTTTCTAGGAATTTGCCTTGTCTCCCAGTAGAAGTAGCATATTGAAACACCTACCTTTATTCTGTTAAATCAAGTCACATAGCCAAACTCAGAGTCAGTAGAGTGAAGATGTATTATTTGCTTACTGGGAGGCACTGCAGAGTCACATGCAAGGGTGTGGATACATGCTTCTTTTACAGGGAAAGGGAGATGAGAGTGATGATGAAGGAAGTGAGTTAACAGATGCAAAGAAATTTAGTTGAGGATGGTTGAGAATAAAGTTGCTTACAAAAATGTGTATTaatgtatattttctaaattaaaattgtCCAAGATATAGCATCCTACTTTAATATGAGATATCTCAAGGCTTCCATGTCAAGGTATCATGTTTGGTTTATCTTATATCTGCCAGTCCTGCCACCCTGCTTTGTAATCAGTTCTTAGCATTGATAGAAACATTTGTTTGgctaaataatatacatataaagacACCAGTTTTTAAAGATATAGTTCTGAATGTGTTTATTTCAGCTACTGAATTTGTTCATTCTTAGTTCTTATGTCATATCCATGTCTGACAACTCACCTTTCACAACAGAATCTTCTTTTCAGGGAGATGTCCTTTGCTTCTCAGATGTAATGCACTTTAAGTTTATTATTCAACAGTGAAAATGAGTCATACAGAggtaataatattttcatatgttaTGTATCTTcaggtttccttttttaaaaaaaaaaactgtaatcatAATCAGAgtgcttttcttattttcaccTTGCACTGTGAGAGGCAGTACAGTATTCATAGTTAATAAGAGTAAGGACTGTGGAGCAGACTGCCTGAGTTTGAATCCTAACTAGTGGTTATAataccttgggcaagttacttaatctatTGTGCCCTGGTctataaaaatgggaataatagtagTACTTGCCTCATAGAATTATAAGAAAggtttaaatgagttaatacatatAAAGCACTTATAGTACCTGACACActtaaatattaacttttattaatagcattagtttttatttggaggcCATGATTTGAATCTTGAGTCTCTCCAAACAAACATGTGTAGTTTATTCACTTGTCTGAGTAGTCAAGGAAGTAATTTAATTCCTTATTCTCTTGAATTTCAGGTTAAGTTAAAAATACCTTTTGGAAATAAGTTGCTGGATGCTGTTTGTTTGGTACCTAGCAAGAGTTTAACATACGGAATAATTCTTACACATGGAGCATCAGGAGATATGAATCTTCCTCATTTGATGTCATTGGCATCCCATCTTGCATCTCATGGCTTTTTTTGCCTGAGATTTACCTGTAAAGGCCTTAATATTGTGCATAGAATTAAGGCATACAAAGCAGTTTTGGTaagaaatttctttatatttacttttaataagattctgtttaaaatttttaataaatttaagacAGTTTTGTAGGAGTCAtttggttttattaaaaaatcttttaatgagTATCCTTAGAAACACAACAGTTAAGAAGGCCATTTAGTGGTcagatttgttccttttttgcCATTAGTTTCCTTGGAGATGAATGCACACATCAGAAATGTTCCCCCATGCTACTGCCCAGAAAACTATTTAGTATTTTCTCACTGAACTCATATAACTTTATTATAGTTGTGGCATTCTAGAGTGTTTCACCTACTGTGCAAATATGACAGTGTTTTCTATATATGTTTAAGAATATTGCATAAGATTCTTAGATAAAGCTCaattctgaaatttcttttaatcTAAATTATTTCAAGCTTGCTAAGTTTTTTCAGAGATTTAAATTAGATATTAGTATTATCAAACTAGAAGTCCTTACtggccttttaaaattaatttgttctttaacAATAGCTCAGtgcttgaatatttttataaagggtAATATATAGGTATATCACATCTCTAGATAAAAGGTAAATTGATATTGTCTTATATATTTGTGTTACCCAACGTGATTTAATAGTgaccagaaaaggaaagaactgaTATCTCTTTCAAGAAgaatcttttaagatttttgtgaTTGTCTTTGCATAGATTTTCATACATGTTAGTAATGATAAGAAATAATGTGTCTTGGCTTTCTGGTAGAACATTGTATAGGAGAAGAATTGATAATTTTTTGGTTGATTTGTCTAGAATTACCTAAAGACCTCAGGAGAATACAAACTTGCAGGTGTTTTCCTTGGAGGTAAGTTGTAATACTTGTGAATACTTGTTAGCtatccattttaatattaaaaatagttgaTTCCAGGAAGGTAATTtaaggctttttgtttgttttggtaagCGGCCTTCTTGgtgtaatttatgtattttaagcaAATTTAAACCTTATTTACAGTAATCTAaggaactctctttttttttcccctttatttttggtaccagggattagacCCAGGAGCagttaaccattgagccacatcctcagcctcctcttgtattttatttagggatagggtctcactgagttgcttagggccttgctaagttgctgaaattgcTTTGAacttttcaatcctcctgtctcagcctcttgagccactgggattacaggcatgtaccactgttcCTGGCAGGAACTCtccttttatttatatctttgacTCTCTTGCAAATGTTTCCTTCACAGATTGTCCtcatattttgaagttttcttcagaaaaataattgcttTCGGGGgaaggagtaccagggattgaatccagggctgcttAACACTTCATCCCTAGcctttcattttttgagaaagggtcacatttctgaggctggctttgaaattgcaatcctccagTCTCGGTCTTCCAGgttgctgggtttataggcatgcaccaccatgcccataaataattgctttatttaaatgtgattttagCTTCTCATAAGGCTATAGTTTTCCATTATGGGAATTGTAACTTGTTAGTTGCCACCTTTTAGAGCTAAGGAATTTTTTCAATGAACAAGTACAAACAGTAAAATCCATTGCTGCTACTTTATGTAAATGTTTCTGTTTCAAACTGAActgaattttaattgattttattaggTCGTTCAATGGGCTCAAGAGCAGCTGCTTCTGTAATGTGTCATATTGAGCCAGATGATGCTGATGGTTTTGTTCGAGgtctcatttgtatttcttatccACTGCACCATCCAAAACAACAGCATAAACTCAGAGATGAAGATCTCTTTCGTATAAAAGATCCTGTACTGTTTGTGTCAGGCTCAGCAGATGAAATGTGTGAGAAGGTGAATTACAACTTGATGTTTGTTTAAATGAGAGTGAATGAGATATTACCTGCAAAATTCAGTCTCCTAAAAATATGCTAATTTGTCTAATGCTAGTTTTGTGCCTTTGTCACCCTGATGCTCTAGAGAAAGTAAAAATAGCAGTATGCTGACAAAATCCATTTCTCTGAAAAGAGGGTTGGTAAATGGATTAGCCCTTATTTGGAAAGtgaaggattaatatccaaatgCTCTGATTTGGAGATTATGAAGTTGCACTTTGATTTGTCATTTCATCATTCATGCAGATTGTTATAAAATTGACTTGAGAAAGGGTTGGCAGTGTTGGCATATTATGAAATATTAGCCCAATATTATGAAACGTCTTTGTGTTTCCCAGAATATATAATTTCCTTGGgatatttttttttggaaggggttTAATTCACTAAACTCTTTATTATTGTTGGTAATTGATCCATTCTGTGTTATCATTCATTTCCTTTTGCATTCCATAGAGTAGGTATTAAATGAATAGTTGGTGAGTGAATGCAGTATGGGGGGGATCTTTTATTAAACAATACAGCATTAGTCTAGtatcctcttctttttcctcttagaacttgtTGGAGAAAGTGGCACAGAAAATGCAAGCTCCCAATAAAATCCACTGGATTGAGAAGGCAAATCATTCCATGGCAGTGAAAGGACGGTCAACAaatgatgttttcaaagaaataaatacacagattTTGTTTTGGATCCAAGAAATCACTGAAATGGACAAGAAATAATTGTCATTATTTAAAAGCCATGTTATTTTGAATACAAGTACAGTTAATTTGATAAAGAATAATATACCTCTCAGCATTATGAGATATATTTCAGACTAATGTTCTTTAATGTTGCCCTATTTTTGAAACACattttaattgtgaaaataatattctttacAAAATGTCTTTTGAAAGCACTGTTATAGTTGTATGAAGATGATGTACAAATATTAAAGGTGgtctaaatataatttattttcactaGTATAGTTAagctttgaaaaaattaaacttttgaatTTTGTTACAACAGTGCTTTTGTCTTACTGATatgcaactgaaaaaaaagtaattttatagaaTAGTGTCATCCTTAATGAAGAGAAATTGGGGTGGGGGCTGTagctcacttgcctagcatttgtaaaGCCTTTAGTTCAATTCCTatcattacaaaaaagaaaactacctgggagcaatggcacatgcctgtaatcccagcagcataaggaaggaggattgcaagcctGAGCAaccttagtaagactctgtcttaaaaaataaattgggctgggaatgtggctcagtggttaagcaaccctaggatcaatccttggtaccaagaaaaggaaagaaaactaaaaagttaATTTACTATATTAAATCTAGTCAGATTTATGGAGTTATATACATCTCTACCTAGGAAGGTAGGAATGGAAATGCATTTCAAATGTGAGACCctgaacactttaaaaaatgaaataactttcattgaagaAGCTTTTACTGAATATGTTAAAAGTGAGGCTACATAGGGTtgcaaaaaaagtaaaacttacaCCTTACAACATGGTGCATGAAACCAATAAGTAGACCACTGTCTGATTAAGGAGTTAAATAATGGACTGCATGGTAGACTAGCATAATATGTAGGCAGAGTTGGGGCACTTAATTTTTGTCTTGGGAAATTCAGGTATCTCCTGAACTGAACTTGAGATGGTATTGagatatataaaatctaaaatacaaaaataatgaagttaaatttataaagaaagtgTGTAGCAAGGAA contains:
- the Tex30 gene encoding testis-expressed protein 30 isoform X2, which encodes MNLPHLMSLASHLASHGFFCLRFTCKGLNIVHRIKAYKAVLNYLKTSGEYKLAGVFLGGRSMGSRAAASVMCHIEPDDADGFVRGLICISYPLHHPKQQHKLRDEDLFRIKDPVLFVSGSADEMCEKNLLEKVAQKMQAPNKIHWIEKANHSMAVKGRSTNDVFKEINTQILFWIQEITEMDKK
- the Tex30 gene encoding testis-expressed protein 30 isoform X1, with product MSHTEVKLKIPFGNKLLDAVCLVPSKSLTYGIILTHGASGDMNLPHLMSLASHLASHGFFCLRFTCKGLNIVHRIKAYKAVLNYLKTSGEYKLAGVFLGGRSMGSRAAASVMCHIEPDDADGFVRGLICISYPLHHPKQQHKLRDEDLFRIKDPVLFVSGSADEMCEKNLLEKVAQKMQAPNKIHWIEKANHSMAVKGRSTNDVFKEINTQILFWIQEITEMDKK